One part of the Algibacter sp. L1A34 genome encodes these proteins:
- a CDS encoding OmpA family protein, with product MKLKNYILVCIALILSINAFAQQGKQKRADTLFNKFSFVKAANVYRELIQKDYNRDYATRQLADCYALLRDPRNASRYYKSVVKQDNVPVEYYYKYAQSLRGMKKYDESRKWLQTFKDSGGVVNSNDFSKDLNFITSVFNSKQQYFLDKVRFNSKYSDFGAFEQDGQVYFASSRDEGVAVKRLYGWNEQPFLDIYVAKAGTRRNVNHTAKLKGDVNSIYHDGPAVITKNGQTMYFSRNNYKDQVEVKDAKGLTNMKIFRATLRDSVWTDVEDLSINSDDFSTQHPALNKDDNKLYFASDRPGGHGGSDIYVVDINTDGTLAEPVNVGSIINTEEADGFPYINNEGTLFFSSAGHVGLGLLDIFATIKGEDEKADEVVDVINLGVPINSNKDDFSFSMNPNGITGYFASNRTGGRGDDDIYAYHRKPVLQVEGVVTDAINSKPIPNSVIQLLNSKGEKIAYMTTDENGFYQINIDRNQDYKIIASQKKYIDDYRTFTSKHIQTELTSITANLLLNPVPNVIKLAELNTIYFDFDKHYIRPDAALELDKIVDLMLNVYPEMVIRIESHTDSRGLLSYNDKLSIDRANSTYEYLVSNGVKAERITEHQGFGERRLTNGCEDGQKCEEKDHQLNRRTQFIVIKME from the coding sequence ATGAAACTAAAAAATTACATATTGGTTTGTATCGCCTTAATATTAAGTATTAATGCTTTTGCTCAACAAGGAAAACAAAAAAGAGCGGATACCCTTTTTAATAAATTTTCGTTCGTAAAAGCTGCTAATGTTTATCGCGAACTTATTCAAAAAGATTATAATAGAGATTATGCAACTAGGCAATTAGCAGATTGTTATGCCTTATTACGCGATCCTAGAAATGCATCTAGATATTATAAAAGTGTGGTAAAACAAGATAATGTGCCTGTTGAGTATTACTATAAATACGCACAATCTTTAAGAGGAATGAAAAAATATGACGAATCTAGAAAATGGTTACAAACCTTTAAAGATTCTGGTGGTGTTGTTAATTCTAACGATTTCTCAAAAGACTTAAATTTTATTACAAGTGTCTTTAATTCAAAACAACAATATTTCCTAGATAAAGTAAGGTTTAACTCTAAGTATAGTGATTTTGGTGCTTTTGAACAAGATGGACAAGTATACTTTGCCTCTTCAAGAGATGAAGGTGTAGCTGTTAAAAGATTATATGGTTGGAATGAACAGCCCTTTCTAGATATCTACGTTGCTAAAGCAGGCACAAGAAGAAATGTAAACCACACAGCAAAGCTTAAAGGCGATGTAAATTCTATTTATCATGATGGGCCAGCCGTTATAACCAAAAATGGCCAAACCATGTATTTTTCTAGAAACAACTATAAAGACCAAGTTGAAGTAAAAGATGCTAAGGGTTTAACCAATATGAAAATATTTAGGGCCACATTACGCGACAGTGTTTGGACAGATGTTGAAGATTTATCCATTAATAGTGACGATTTTTCAACACAGCATCCCGCTTTAAATAAAGACGACAACAAGTTATATTTTGCATCCGATAGACCAGGAGGTCATGGTGGATCGGATATTTATGTGGTAGATATTAATACCGATGGTACTTTAGCTGAACCGGTTAATGTTGGTTCTATAATCAATACAGAAGAAGCCGATGGTTTTCCGTACATAAATAATGAAGGCACCTTATTCTTCTCCTCTGCTGGACACGTAGGCCTTGGCTTACTAGATATTTTTGCAACTATTAAAGGTGAAGATGAAAAAGCTGATGAAGTTGTAGATGTAATAAATTTAGGAGTTCCAATAAATTCAAATAAAGATGATTTTTCATTTAGTATGAATCCTAATGGTATCACAGGTTATTTTGCTTCAAATCGAACAGGAGGACGTGGTGACGATGATATTTATGCGTATCATAGAAAACCTGTGTTGCAAGTAGAAGGTGTTGTAACCGATGCTATTAACTCCAAGCCAATTCCTAATTCGGTAATTCAACTTCTGAACTCTAAAGGAGAAAAGATAGCATACATGACAACTGATGAAAATGGTTTCTATCAAATCAATATCGATAGAAATCAAGATTATAAAATTATCGCAAGTCAAAAAAAATATATTGATGACTATAGAACATTTACGTCAAAACATATACAAACTGAGTTAACATCAATTACAGCCAATTTACTTTTAAATCCAGTACCAAATGTAATTAAGCTTGCGGAATTAAATACTATTTATTTCGACTTCGACAAGCATTATATTCGTCCTGATGCCGCTTTAGAATTGGATAAAATTGTAGATCTAATGTTAAACGTGTATCCGGAAATGGTAATACGAATTGAGTCGCATACAGATTCTCGAGGACTTCTATCTTACAACGATAAACTATCTATTGATAGGGCCAATTCCACCTACGAATATCTAGTTTCTAATGGTGTAAAAGCAGAAAGAATTACAGAGCACCAAGGGTTTGGAGAACGCAGATTAACCAATGGTTGTGAAGATGGACAAAAATGTGAAGAAAAAGATCATCAGTTAAACAGGCGTACACAATTTATAGTAATAAAAATGGAATAA
- a CDS encoding type IX secretion system membrane protein PorP/SprF — protein sequence MKFLKQNIIALALFTCTVGFAQQLPQFTQYMYNTISINPAYAGSREALSIVGLHRSQWVGFKGGPITQTLSIHTPLRNDRIGVGLSFIEDDLGPQNFSYLYADFSYSIPTGKNGKLAFGLKGGFTQFSFDTDFRLETSNLTDPLIFGSEDRWTPNIGAGVYWSTDRIYAGLSAPRILNNDINNKNDFEALERVSYYFTVGGVLDISQDFKFKPAALIKATNGAPVSYDLTANFLYKEKVWLGGSYRINEQTAAIGGIVDFQISRQLRLGYAYEKPISEIADYTTGTHEVLLIYEFKFLSSKLKSPRYF from the coding sequence ATGAAATTTTTAAAACAAAACATAATTGCTCTTGCATTGTTTACTTGTACGGTTGGATTTGCGCAACAATTACCTCAATTTACGCAGTACATGTACAATACAATCTCAATTAACCCGGCATATGCTGGTAGCCGAGAAGCATTAAGCATTGTTGGATTGCACAGAAGCCAATGGGTTGGTTTTAAAGGCGGCCCAATTACACAAACATTATCGATACATACACCGTTAAGAAACGATCGTATTGGTGTGGGCTTATCTTTTATTGAAGATGATTTAGGGCCTCAGAACTTCTCATATTTGTATGCAGATTTCTCCTACTCTATTCCAACAGGAAAAAACGGGAAGCTAGCATTCGGTTTAAAAGGAGGTTTTACACAATTTAGTTTTGATACTGATTTCAGATTGGAAACCTCTAATCTAACGGATCCATTAATTTTTGGATCTGAAGATAGATGGACACCAAATATTGGTGCAGGTGTTTACTGGAGTACAGATCGTATATATGCTGGTTTATCTGCACCAAGAATATTGAACAACGATATTAATAATAAAAACGATTTCGAAGCCCTTGAAAGAGTCAGTTATTACTTTACAGTTGGTGGAGTATTAGATATCAGTCAAGATTTTAAATTTAAACCAGCTGCTTTAATAAAAGCAACAAACGGTGCTCCTGTTTCATATGACTTAACTGCTAATTTTCTTTATAAAGAAAAAGTATGGCTTGGTGGATCATATAGAATAAACGAACAAACAGCCGCTATTGGTGGTATTGTTGATTTTCAAATATCGAGACAATTGCGTTTAGGGTATGCTTACGAAAAACCAATTTCAGAAATTGCCGATTATACTACCGGAACTCATGAGGTGTTATTAATTTATGAATTCAAATTCTTGAGTTCAAAATTAAAATCTCCTAGATACTTCTAG